Within the Camelus dromedarius isolate mCamDro1 chromosome 2, mCamDro1.pat, whole genome shotgun sequence genome, the region ataataagtatttttaaatcttactCTTTGGTCAAACACACCAAGTCATGAGTTTTCTGCTGGTTTAGTAAAACAATCTTTGCTTTCCTAGTTCTAAAATAAATGGGCGCTGTAGGAGCACAGCCTGGGAAGGTTTTAATGATAGAACTGTGCTGTGGAGTTGATTCCAGAAAGTCTTTTCCTAGGATTTTCTAAGGAGCCCTTTAACCAACTTTTTTGACTCCCTGTAAAAAGCCGCCCACGGGAAGGAGTTTCCCAGGCTCCGCCCCCACCAAGCCTACGAGCTTTCTAGAAGCTCCAGAGGGCTGGAACCGGACCAAAGGGCTGGCTATCCATACACATGCCAGGATTTGCacctgtgttttaaaatgtaagtcgAGGGTGGGGTCTCTGGCCAGATTTCTGCCCCAGTTAGTCCTCAGAATCCAGCTCTACTTTGTGTTCTCCCTCTGTTTGGTTGCACCGCAGACCAGAGGTTGTACGTGACAAAAAAGCCTCTTTTATCTCCGCCTTCGCTTCCACTGCCCTCTCCTACCTCCGCACCGCAGCTCTCTCCCCGTCGGCCTCGCCCCTGGGAACCGTGGATTCTTCTGTTTATCTCCTAGGCGCGGCGCTCCTGCAGGCGTCGATAGGAGCGGCGACTACAGCTCCCAGCATGCCCCGCCTCGCACCCCTCGGGGAGCCGACCCGGTAGTAGCTCTTACCCCGCAAAGGTTCCCTCTCCTAGTGTGGTCCGCCGCTCACCGCTCGGGACTCCAGCGGCTCAGGGGCCGGTCTCTGGGACGCGGGCACTGCCCAGGGTGACAGCACGGGAGCATGGCCGTGCACATGGGCAGGCTGAGCGCGGGCCCCTGCTGGCGCGCGGCGCGGGGCTGCTGCCGGGAGCTGCGCGCTTGGGCCCCACGCAGCGCGGCGGGACGCCTCTGCCGGCCGCCTGGCACCGCGGGCCCCGAGCAGAGCCGCGGGCTGGGGCACGGCCCGAAGGCTCGAGGTGGTCCCCGGCTGAGGACCGGGCTGGCCGCGGGGCTGGCCGGGCTGGCGGGGCTGGCGGCCGCCGCCTTTGGGCACGTGGAGCGGGCAGAGATGGTGCGCAAGAGTTCGGGGGCGCAGAGCCCCTCGCCGGGGAAGCCTGAGGAGGAGGACGACGAGTTGGCCCGCCGCTGCAGCTGCTTCATGGCTTTGCCTGTGACCGACCTGCGCGAGCTGAGGGGGAGGCCGGGAGACATGAAGACCAAGATGGAGCTGCTGATCCTGGAGACCCAGGCCCAGGTGTGCCAGGCGCTGGCACAGGTGGACGGGGGCGCCCGCTTCTCCGTGGACcggtgggagaggaaggaaggtgagAAGGTCGGCCCCTGGCGGGAGGTGGAGATGGGAAAAGAGGCCAGGCTTTAGGTCCCAGGCAGAAAGTGACTTAGAATTGGGGATGGGAGTAAGGAAGGGGTTCCTGCAGAGCGCCTGCTAGTTTAAAAGGGACACAGTTCAAAAGATTGACACCGAAAGGGTCATCAGCCCTCAGCTTGCAGGTGTGGACCTGGATGTGCTGGCACTCTAGTACTAGACATTTCAAAATCTTTGCAGTTTTTTAATGGCGtttttaaaagaagtcttaaGATCAGTTTTATCCAACAAACTTGGATGTCCAAGGTTGTAATTGAGCATAGATTTTCTCcacatttcatttgcttttccgGGTGCCTTGACCCTTTCTCCTCCTTTGAAGATGGGAAAAGAAAGTCAACTCTTTACTCTTTAGTATTAGCCGGACTCCTCCAGCTGAGGGTGTTATTATGTCATTGTGTCTTTTCCCCAGGTTACACAAGAAATACTTGGCTTGTCAGTAGTTCTGCCAAATGCACCCATCAGGTTTCATGCTAGGAAATCTGTATTCAAACCGAGTTCAGTATTAAATTCTGGTATTAAATTTAATTCAGTATTAAAATCCAGTTCTTACAGAgtcaaatatatattcataaccATGTTATTGCCTGGGCAGTGAAACCCTACATCTTGGTCGCAAACTTAAAGGATTTCCGATTCCTCTTTCCTGGGAATACTACAGCGTCTTTCATTAGCGATTTTGGGCTGTGCGGCTGCCTGTTTATATTAAATGAAGTCAAGTCTGGTTTTCATAGCATTTTCCATCACGTAATGTTAGCGCTGTTAAACCAGGATGCAAACTCAAGTACTAGACTAGCTGTATGACCCTCAGAAGTTATtttttgtgcctctgtttcctcatctatgaaatgagatTATAAATACTGTATGAGGATATTGTAAGGATAAGATGAGATGAATATACATGAAGtgccaaaaatattatttgactCTTAAAAAGCACCGAGACAAGTTGTTGGGCCACTTGTTAGCTGTATGTTTTGGAGAAGGTCTTTTGCCTTTCTGGGCCTCCGTTTTCTCGTTTGAAATCCACAAGGGTTGTACTGGATCATCTTATGTCTCATCCAGCTCTGAACATTCTTAGAACTAAAACAAGCCAAACATGAAGCTTCATGAAACAGTTGCTGTTGTGGTTACTTtaatatcttaaaaaaacaagcaaaccagCTACTAATAGAAAAGCTCATATACCTTAATATTCATGTGTCTCACTCAGTTTGTTTCTGAATCCCTCAAGCTTTCAAATATCTGCTGTTTATTAATCACCTATAGACAAAAGGCAAATAGCACAATGAGAAAAACACAACTGAAACAATATGGATGGGGCTCTTAAGTTTGGTAATAGGACTCTTCAAATATACTCATTCCTGTTTTTAACCTTTGCTTTCTTTCACGTGTCCTAACCAACAGATGCCATTCTGAATGGTCTTATTTGAAGGGAAAATAATCCAGTGATTTATTTTAGATGATGACATAAGGATGTAGGAGAAATGCTCAGTTTGGTCATGTGGGGACATAAAATATTTGCCCACGGTCAGTAGCACATGTCATAAAACTAAGCTGGTTGTCTGGttttactgtatttaaaatgataaatatactGGTATTATGGAAGATTTGGCAAATAGAGGAAAATAACTCCTAATCCCACCACCTTCATGCATCGGTTGTTCTCAGTTTTGCATATACTCTTATAGTCTCTCCTCACTACATTTTCCTAAACAGGAGGTGGTGGCATCAGCTGTGTACTTCAAGACGGGCGTGTTTTTGAAAAGGCTGGGGTGAGCATTTCTGTTGTTCATGGAAATCTTTCAGAGGAAGCAGCAAAACAAATGAGAAGTAGAGGAAAAATACTGAAGACGAAAGATGGTACGTCAGACAATCTTAGCAGCCTCTAATAGTCCCTGCAAACATTTTCCCCGCATAAGTTTTATTGGTAAAGTGAATATTGCTTCTGTAAAATACCATTTGGGTCCATATGCCAGACAAGCCTGTTCACAATTACCtgttaaaaatgatattttaagagACAAATTAATAAGTAGCCTTTGAAAATTGATTCAGAAGTTAATTTATATCAAGTCAGGTGATCGAGTGCAGCTCattacctgttttattttccaggTAAATTGCCGTTTTCTGCTATGGGTGTGAGCTCTGTTATCCACCCTAAGAATCCTCATGCTCCTACT harbors:
- the CPOX gene encoding oxygen-dependent coproporphyrinogen-III oxidase, mitochondrial gives rise to the protein MAVHMGRLSAGPCWRAARGCCRELRAWAPRSAAGRLCRPPGTAGPEQSRGLGHGPKARGGPRLRTGLAAGLAGLAGLAAAAFGHVERAEMVRKSSGAQSPSPGKPEEEDDELARRCSCFMALPVTDLRELRGRPGDMKTKMELLILETQAQVCQALAQVDGGARFSVDRWERKEGGGGISCVLQDGRVFEKAGVSISVVHGNLSEEAAKQMRSRGKILKTKDGKLPFSAMGVSSVIHPKNPHAPTIHFNYRYFEVEEADGNKQWWFGGGCDLTPTYLNQEDAVHFHRTLKEACDQHGPDLYPKFKKWCDDYFFIAHRGERRGIGGIFFDDLDSPSKEEVFRFVQSCAQAVIPSYIPLVKKHCDDSFTPQEKLWQQLRRGRYVEFNLLYDRGTKFGLFTPGSRIESILMSLPLTARWEYMHSPSENSKEAEILEVLRHPRDWVH